The Thermoanaerobaculum aquaticum genome includes a window with the following:
- a CDS encoding YgaP family membrane protein: MSANVGGADKVIRIVAGLVILGLGLAFKSYWGLVGLLPLITGLVGFCPAYVIFGISTCKK; the protein is encoded by the coding sequence ATGAGTGCCAACGTGGGAGGCGCTGACAAGGTCATCCGCATCGTCGCTGGGCTGGTGATCTTAGGGCTGGGGCTGGCGTTTAAGAGCTACTGGGGGCTTGTGGGGCTTCTCCCGCTGATCACGGGGCTTGTGGGCTTTTGTCCCGCCTACGTGATCTTTGGCATTTCCACCTGCAAGAAGTGA
- a CDS encoding MFS transporter, whose product MRLREKLGWIALLYFAEGLPFGIAYDVWPVYFRVHGVSLREIGFMSLLSLPWTLKLLWAPAVDRWGMRQHWIAAALTSLGLTTLVLPALDAAHPGPLLWALMLAFTLASATQDIAVDAYAVDLASPGEEGAINGMRVTAARVALLLGGGGLITAAGWWGFEPLFALTGVLFFLLAGAAWFSPRVPLAANQRRSPIKPVLRWLFRPQMVPVLAFTLLFKLGDSTLGRMVKPFWVDRGYSLEEIGLISVTLGTVLTIGGALLGGWFVSRFGIFSGLLWLGGLQMVSNLGYVAVAALTLPRESIYLASAFESLTQGLGTAAFLSFLMGQCEKEHAATQYALLSATFALSRDLVGAFSGLGVENLGYAVYFGVTTALAVPGLVLLLPLRKVLLSQQAPEAAGAKPQGSD is encoded by the coding sequence GTGCGGCTGCGGGAAAAGCTCGGTTGGATTGCCCTCCTTTACTTTGCCGAAGGGCTCCCCTTTGGCATTGCCTATGACGTTTGGCCGGTGTACTTCCGGGTTCACGGCGTTTCCCTGCGGGAAATTGGCTTTATGAGCCTGTTGTCCCTGCCGTGGACGCTCAAGCTGCTGTGGGCACCGGCGGTGGACCGCTGGGGGATGCGTCAGCACTGGATTGCTGCCGCGCTTACCAGCCTGGGCCTAACCACGCTGGTGCTCCCGGCTCTGGACGCCGCTCACCCGGGCCCCCTCCTCTGGGCCCTCATGCTGGCGTTTACCCTGGCTTCCGCCACCCAGGACATTGCCGTAGATGCTTACGCCGTGGACCTGGCCAGCCCCGGGGAGGAAGGCGCCATCAACGGCATGCGGGTCACCGCCGCGCGGGTGGCTTTGCTTTTGGGCGGCGGAGGGCTCATCACTGCAGCTGGATGGTGGGGGTTTGAGCCCCTTTTTGCCCTCACCGGTGTGCTCTTCTTCCTGCTGGCCGGGGCCGCCTGGTTCAGCCCCCGGGTGCCGCTCGCTGCCAACCAGCGACGGTCTCCCATCAAGCCGGTGTTGCGCTGGCTTTTCCGCCCGCAAATGGTGCCGGTGCTGGCGTTCACTCTGCTCTTCAAGCTTGGGGACTCCACCTTGGGCCGTATGGTCAAACCCTTCTGGGTGGACCGGGGGTACAGCCTGGAGGAGATCGGCTTGATTTCCGTGACCCTGGGCACCGTCCTCACCATTGGCGGGGCGCTTTTGGGGGGCTGGTTCGTAAGCCGTTTTGGCATTTTTTCCGGGCTTTTGTGGCTGGGGGGCCTGCAAATGGTTTCCAACCTGGGGTACGTGGCGGTGGCCGCGCTCACCCTGCCCCGGGAAAGCATTTACCTGGCCTCGGCCTTTGAGTCCCTCACCCAGGGGCTGGGAACCGCCGCTTTCTTGTCGTTTCTCATGGGCCAGTGCGAAAAGGAACACGCCGCCACCCAGTACGCGCTGCTTTCCGCAACCTTTGCGTTGTCCCGCGACCTGGTGGGGGCCTTTTCCGGTTTGGGCGTGGAAAACCTCGGTTACGCCGTGTACTTTGGCGTGACCACGGCGCTGGCGGTGCCAGGGCTGGTGCTGCTCTTGCCGTTGCGGAAGGTCCTGCTTTCGCAACAAGCTCCGGAGGCTGCAGGGGCAAAACCCCAGGGAAGCGATTAG
- a CDS encoding GGDEF domain-containing protein, protein MTLSQWSVVVQLGVASLLAIFFFTLARSLRLIEVRLWARAWLADTVALVAVYLAAFFSDTGFLRQLFLAAYLAAKTAFVIWVVAGVSQHLAPGKEAVLGKRNAWWMVGLWGLSLGLANPSLSAALMAQSTLVAGAFLATAFWVWRRPRFPRSRWLAASLFLEGVLFAGYVAALVPTVWGGAPPRGLLPVTSFFDAGAELVLAMSMLIVLESSSTAQLNHLHAELMDSYDRLRALVEQDPLTGLANRRALETEPLRQHNQPVVVAFFDVDNFKEINDRYGHVVGDACLIRVATVIASRFRPEDRVFRWGGDEFLVLAAGMDPSSVEERFAAIVQDLEKAEEGLPPCRLTMGISQLSPGQSLNEALAAADLAMYRARQQRTASQA, encoded by the coding sequence ATGACGCTCTCGCAATGGTCTGTGGTGGTGCAGTTAGGGGTGGCGAGTTTGCTGGCCATTTTCTTCTTTACCCTTGCCCGCTCCCTGCGCCTCATCGAAGTCCGCCTGTGGGCCCGGGCCTGGCTAGCGGACACCGTAGCGTTGGTAGCCGTTTATCTTGCAGCTTTCTTTTCCGACACCGGCTTCCTCCGCCAGCTCTTCCTGGCCGCGTACCTTGCCGCCAAAACCGCCTTTGTGATTTGGGTGGTAGCCGGAGTGAGCCAGCATTTGGCCCCGGGAAAAGAGGCCGTTTTGGGGAAAAGAAACGCCTGGTGGATGGTGGGGCTCTGGGGCCTTAGCCTTGGCCTGGCCAACCCCTCTCTTTCCGCCGCCCTCATGGCCCAATCCACGCTGGTGGCCGGTGCTTTCCTGGCCACCGCCTTTTGGGTTTGGCGGCGCCCCCGCTTCCCCCGGTCACGGTGGCTCGCCGCTTCGCTGTTTCTGGAAGGCGTTCTTTTTGCCGGATACGTGGCCGCCCTCGTTCCCACCGTGTGGGGTGGGGCTCCTCCCCGCGGCTTGCTGCCGGTGACGTCTTTCTTTGACGCGGGGGCCGAGCTGGTGCTGGCCATGAGCATGCTCATCGTTCTGGAGAGCTCCTCCACAGCCCAGCTCAACCACCTTCACGCTGAGCTCATGGACTCCTACGACCGCCTGCGCGCCCTGGTGGAGCAGGATCCGCTTACAGGCCTGGCCAACCGCCGGGCCCTGGAAACCGAACCCCTGCGCCAGCACAACCAGCCAGTGGTGGTGGCGTTTTTTGACGTGGACAACTTCAAGGAAATCAACGACAGGTACGGCCACGTGGTGGGGGATGCCTGCCTCATCCGCGTGGCCACCGTCATCGCCAGTCGCTTCCGCCCGGAGGACCGGGTTTTCCGTTGGGGCGGGGACGAGTTCTTGGTGCTGGCTGCAGGCATGGATCCATCCAGCGTCGAGGAGCGGTTTGCGGCCATCGTTCAGGACCTGGAAAAAGCCGAAGAGGGGCTGCCCCCCTGCCGGCTTACCATGGGCATAAGCCAGCTCTCCCCTGGCCAATCCCTCAACGAGGCCTTAGCGGCTGCCGATCTGGCCATGTACCGCGCCAGACAGCAACGGACTGCCAGTCAAGCCTGA
- a CDS encoding NAD(P)(+) transhydrogenase (Re/Si-specific) subunit beta produces the protein MLNLLYLLAAVSFIFALKMLSSPKTAVAGNLTGAVGMLVAIVATLYAGGVVDFPTVLAGLALGSLFGLLLALFTPMTAMPEMVGLLNGFGGAASALVASAELVRVHHTPEESLGMVAIIAIALSLLIGWVTFTGSMVAFLRLREWILGGRPTLFPGQHWLNLALFLASVVAAVFLVQKPEVGTPFYVLSALAAVLGVGLTIPIGGADMPVVICLLNSYSGMAACTTGFVLNNNGLIISGSLVGASGIILTNIMCKAMNRSFTNVLFGGFGATVQEVAAAGPGGPKTVRRGDAEEAAMILESARTVVIAPGYGMAVAQAQHAVKELADELAKRGVDVKYAIHPVAGRMPGHMNVLLAEAQVPYEQLWEMDKINPLFPETDVVLVIGANDVVNPAARTDPSSPIYGMPILDVDRARTVMVIKRSLNPGFAGIDNPLYYLPNTMMLFGDAKKMALELAEALRRL, from the coding sequence ATGCTCAACTTGCTCTACCTACTGGCAGCCGTGAGCTTTATCTTTGCGTTGAAAATGCTGTCCTCCCCCAAGACCGCGGTGGCCGGCAACCTCACCGGTGCGGTGGGCATGCTGGTGGCCATCGTCGCCACCCTTTACGCCGGAGGCGTGGTGGACTTCCCCACGGTGCTGGCGGGTCTCGCCCTGGGCTCGCTGTTCGGGCTGTTGTTGGCGCTCTTTACGCCCATGACCGCCATGCCGGAAATGGTGGGGCTTTTAAACGGCTTTGGCGGCGCAGCCTCGGCTCTGGTGGCTTCCGCCGAGCTGGTGCGGGTGCACCACACCCCCGAGGAATCCCTGGGGATGGTGGCCATCATTGCCATTGCCCTTTCCCTGCTCATCGGTTGGGTGACCTTCACCGGCTCCATGGTGGCCTTCCTGCGCTTGCGGGAGTGGATCTTGGGTGGCCGCCCCACGCTTTTCCCCGGCCAGCACTGGCTGAACCTGGCGCTGTTTCTGGCTTCGGTGGTGGCGGCGGTTTTCCTGGTGCAAAAACCGGAAGTGGGCACGCCCTTTTACGTGCTTTCGGCGCTTGCGGCGGTTTTAGGTGTAGGCCTCACGATCCCCATTGGCGGTGCCGACATGCCGGTGGTCATTTGCCTTTTGAACTCCTATTCGGGCATGGCCGCATGCACCACCGGCTTCGTGCTCAACAACAACGGCTTAATTATTTCGGGGTCGCTGGTGGGCGCTTCCGGCATCATCCTCACCAACATTATGTGCAAGGCCATGAACCGCTCCTTCACCAACGTGCTGTTCGGTGGCTTTGGGGCCACCGTGCAGGAGGTGGCGGCGGCAGGGCCTGGCGGACCTAAGACCGTACGCCGCGGCGATGCCGAAGAAGCCGCCATGATCCTGGAATCGGCCCGCACCGTGGTCATTGCCCCTGGTTACGGCATGGCCGTGGCTCAGGCCCAGCACGCCGTCAAGGAGCTGGCCGACGAGCTGGCCAAGCGGGGTGTTGATGTCAAGTACGCCATCCATCCGGTGGCGGGGCGCATGCCCGGGCACATGAACGTGCTCCTGGCTGAAGCGCAGGTTCCCTACGAGCAACTTTGGGAAATGGACAAGATCAACCCGCTCTTCCCCGAAACCGATGTGGTGCTGGTCATCGGCGCCAACGACGTGGTCAACCCCGCAGCCCGCACCGATCCTTCGTCCCCCATTTACGGGATGCCCATCCTGGATGTGGACCGCGCCCGTACGGTGATGGTCATCAAGCGCTCCCTCAACCCCGGATTTGCCGGCATTGATAACCCGCTTTACTACCTGCCCAACACCATGATGCTGTTTGGGGACGCCAAGAAAATGGCCCTGGAGCTGGCGGAAGCCCTCCGCAGGCTGTAG
- a CDS encoding NAD(P) transhydrogenase subunit alpha, whose amino-acid sequence MESLVMMLTVFVLAVFVGFEVISKVPPLLHTPLMSGSNAISGVTVLGAIIATGAAITSGMKWLGFVAVVLAMTNVVGGFAVTHRMLGMFRRKK is encoded by the coding sequence ATGGAATCCCTGGTGATGATGCTGACGGTTTTCGTGCTGGCGGTTTTCGTTGGGTTTGAGGTCATCTCCAAGGTGCCTCCCCTGCTCCACACCCCGCTGATGTCGGGTTCCAACGCCATTTCCGGAGTCACGGTGCTGGGCGCCATCATTGCCACCGGTGCGGCCATTACCAGCGGCATGAAGTGGCTGGGTTTTGTGGCGGTGGTGCTGGCCATGACCAACGTGGTGGGCGGGTTTGCGGTCACCCACCGCATGCTGGGCATGTTCCGGCGGAAGAAGTAA
- a CDS encoding Re/Si-specific NAD(P)(+) transhydrogenase subunit alpha, whose translation MKIGVPREVRPGERRVALVADAVKKLVGAGHEVLVEKGAGAAAGVTDEEYAQAGAKIVAPDQVWAADIVVKVERPTDEEIAKMRQGQVLIAILQHLAHPETAEKLAKQGVTAFAMDWMPRITRAQDMDARSSMSTVQGYKAVLAAADLLPRFMPMLMTAAGTISPAHVLVIGAGVAGLQAIATAKRLGAVVEAFDVRPATKEQVESLGARFIPMDLKLEKAQDEQGYAVAVGDEVLELERQTLAKRLPHSDVVISTALVPGQKPPVLLTTPMVETMRPGSVIVDLAAAFGGNCELTRAGEVVEHKGVKIVGYTDWESRAAVHASQMYSKNVLNYLNFLLKGGQLNLNLEDELVSFPLITHAGEFRARKGGQ comes from the coding sequence GTGAAGATCGGAGTACCACGCGAGGTAAGACCCGGGGAACGTCGTGTGGCCCTGGTCGCCGATGCCGTGAAGAAGCTGGTGGGCGCCGGCCACGAGGTTTTGGTGGAAAAAGGGGCGGGAGCGGCCGCAGGGGTCACGGACGAGGAGTACGCCCAGGCGGGTGCGAAAATCGTAGCTCCCGACCAGGTTTGGGCCGCGGACATTGTGGTCAAGGTGGAGCGCCCGACCGACGAGGAAATCGCCAAGATGCGCCAGGGGCAAGTGCTGATTGCCATTTTGCAGCACCTGGCCCACCCCGAAACCGCAGAAAAGCTGGCCAAACAGGGTGTCACCGCCTTTGCCATGGACTGGATGCCACGCATCACCCGCGCCCAGGATATGGACGCCCGCTCCTCCATGAGCACGGTGCAGGGATACAAGGCGGTTTTGGCTGCTGCTGACCTTCTGCCGCGCTTCATGCCCATGCTCATGACCGCTGCCGGCACCATTTCCCCTGCCCACGTGCTGGTGATTGGCGCGGGGGTGGCGGGTTTGCAGGCCATTGCCACGGCCAAGCGCTTGGGGGCGGTTGTGGAGGCCTTCGACGTGCGACCGGCTACCAAGGAGCAGGTGGAGTCCCTGGGCGCGCGCTTTATCCCCATGGACCTGAAGCTGGAGAAGGCCCAGGACGAACAGGGGTACGCGGTGGCCGTGGGTGACGAGGTGCTGGAGCTGGAAAGGCAAACCCTGGCCAAGAGACTCCCCCACAGCGATGTGGTGATTTCCACGGCCCTGGTGCCCGGGCAAAAACCGCCGGTGCTGCTCACCACCCCCATGGTGGAAACCATGCGCCCCGGCTCGGTGATCGTGGACCTGGCCGCGGCCTTTGGTGGCAACTGTGAGCTGACCCGCGCCGGTGAGGTGGTGGAGCACAAGGGGGTCAAGATCGTGGGCTACACCGACTGGGAGAGCCGCGCCGCCGTCCACGCCAGCCAGATGTACTCCAAGAACGTGCTTAACTACCTCAACTTCCTGCTCAAAGGTGGTCAGCTTAACCTCAACCTTGAGGACGAGCTGGTGAGCTTCCCGCTCATCACCCACGCCGGTGAGTTCCGGGCGCGGAAAGGAGGTCAGTAA
- a CDS encoding LysM peptidoglycan-binding domain-containing protein, which produces MKGSWFFSAALAGLLLACQTTVQHRPVVSVANTSGKPANQPEESAGEKLRRNAEKALESAREAAVAGDEDGFLACESTLVQQVGEAIAEAPQDPELPQAIAELWQELDDLTATLYAEEETPEQEESAQVPEEVLPAKPEQVEQAAREAQELTFDLPVKVTPEVASLIDFYTGPYRERLIAALERAARWLPLIRSYLSQMQLPQDLAYLPLVESAFHTHARSRAKATGLWQFMAGTARLYQLRCDGLVDERLDPQRATQAALAHLSDLYATFGNWELALAAYNSGAGRVEKAIKRAKGNTDFWSIRRFLPRETRNYVPAFWAALIVVKQPQRFGLPTFPEQTWCRDMVPVEGALDLEVLAEKGAWDLETLRQLNPALVRGITPPAGVYQVAVPCGQGEQARTVIASIPPSERIKRLFHTVRPGDTIAAIARRYRVSPETIMAANNITNPRALRVGREMVIPKAGWSAATVAENREKPRSRAQSIRNPLRYRVRPGDTLYSIAKRHGLTVEAIRAKNNLSGTVIRPGDVLYLAP; this is translated from the coding sequence ATGAAGGGGAGCTGGTTCTTCTCGGCGGCGTTGGCCGGGCTTTTGCTTGCCTGCCAAACTACCGTCCAGCACAGGCCGGTAGTGAGCGTTGCCAATACCAGCGGAAAGCCGGCAAACCAGCCGGAGGAAAGCGCCGGGGAAAAACTGCGGCGAAATGCCGAAAAAGCTCTGGAGTCCGCCCGGGAAGCCGCCGTTGCCGGCGACGAGGATGGCTTTCTGGCCTGCGAGTCCACCCTTGTGCAGCAGGTAGGGGAGGCCATCGCCGAGGCTCCCCAGGACCCCGAGCTGCCACAGGCCATCGCTGAGCTCTGGCAAGAGCTGGACGACCTTACGGCCACCCTGTACGCCGAGGAGGAAACTCCAGAGCAGGAAGAAAGCGCTCAGGTTCCCGAGGAGGTTTTACCGGCAAAACCCGAACAGGTGGAGCAAGCCGCCCGGGAGGCCCAAGAGCTCACCTTTGACTTACCGGTGAAGGTGACCCCGGAGGTTGCGTCGCTCATTGACTTCTACACCGGCCCATACCGGGAAAGGCTAATTGCCGCGCTGGAGCGGGCGGCCCGCTGGCTGCCGCTCATCCGCTCCTACCTTTCGCAAATGCAGCTGCCCCAGGATCTGGCGTACCTGCCCCTGGTGGAAAGCGCCTTTCACACCCACGCCCGCTCCCGGGCCAAAGCCACCGGCCTCTGGCAGTTCATGGCCGGCACTGCCCGCCTGTACCAATTGCGCTGCGACGGGTTGGTGGACGAGCGTTTAGACCCCCAGCGGGCCACGCAAGCGGCGCTGGCGCACCTCTCGGACCTTTACGCTACTTTTGGCAACTGGGAGCTGGCTCTGGCGGCCTATAATTCCGGCGCCGGACGGGTGGAGAAGGCCATCAAGCGCGCAAAAGGCAACACCGACTTCTGGAGCATCCGCCGGTTTTTGCCGCGGGAAACCCGGAACTACGTACCCGCCTTTTGGGCAGCGCTGATCGTGGTCAAGCAGCCTCAGCGCTTCGGCCTTCCCACGTTTCCGGAGCAAACCTGGTGCCGGGACATGGTGCCGGTGGAAGGGGCGCTGGACCTGGAGGTTTTGGCCGAAAAGGGCGCGTGGGACCTTGAGACCCTGCGCCAGCTCAACCCTGCTTTGGTCCGCGGCATTACCCCTCCAGCTGGCGTGTACCAGGTGGCGGTCCCCTGCGGACAGGGGGAACAGGCCAGAACCGTCATTGCCTCCATCCCGCCCAGCGAGCGCATCAAGCGGCTTTTCCACACCGTGCGGCCGGGGGACACCATTGCCGCCATTGCCCGCCGCTACCGGGTTTCACCAGAAACCATCATGGCCGCCAACAACATCACGAACCCCAGGGCCTTGCGGGTGGGCCGGGAAATGGTGATCCCCAAGGCCGGCTGGTCAGCCGCCACCGTGGCCGAGAACCGCGAAAAACCGCGTTCCCGCGCCCAGAGCATCCGCAACCCCCTGCGCTACCGGGTGAGGCCAGGGGACACCCTCTACAGCATTGCCAAACGCCATGGGCTCACGGTGGAGGCCATCCGCGCCAAGAACAACTTGAGCGGCACCGTCATCCGACCGGGTGATGTGTTGTACCTAGCCCCGTGA
- the glgA gene encoding glycogen synthase GlgA, whose amino-acid sequence MRLAHVVSEAVPFSKTGGLADVAGALPKAQAALGLDVSVVLPAHRLTVQAPPPGTPVGTVEALGLQGKVYELLQDGVRFLFLDCPPLFVRPALYSLPEGDFPDNPMRFAWFSRAALQVTQDRQVIHVHDWQAALVPFLLACQADSSRPQQATVITIHNLAYQGVFPPWVLSACQLPEAYFTMECLEYYGQVNFLKAGLTTASAITTVSPTYAREILNPAFGCGLEGVLAKRQDRLFGILNGLDEDLWDPARDAALPLPYTRENLTAGKEAAAQELRRVLGMSPSSRPILGMVSRITEQKGADVLVAALEDILQLGFDVVVLGTGEGRFEELLKAAQAAHPDRVAVALRFDDRLARLIYAGSTLFLMPSRWEPCGLGQMIAMRYGTLPVVHATGGLADTVRDASQPDGNGFVFSPLTPQELVRALQRAKELLAQPEAWQELQRRAVGQDFSWKSSAQKYLELYRWLLGLEPTGARR is encoded by the coding sequence ATGCGTTTGGCCCACGTGGTTTCCGAAGCGGTACCGTTTTCCAAAACCGGCGGCCTTGCCGATGTGGCGGGAGCCTTGCCCAAAGCGCAGGCGGCCCTGGGTCTTGACGTCAGCGTGGTGCTCCCCGCCCACCGCCTCACCGTGCAAGCCCCTCCGCCGGGCACGCCGGTGGGCACCGTGGAAGCGCTGGGTCTCCAGGGAAAGGTTTACGAGCTCCTCCAGGACGGTGTGCGCTTTCTCTTTCTCGACTGCCCACCGCTCTTCGTGCGGCCTGCGCTTTACAGCTTGCCGGAAGGGGACTTCCCCGACAACCCCATGCGCTTTGCCTGGTTTTCCAGGGCTGCCTTGCAGGTGACCCAAGACCGGCAGGTCATCCACGTTCACGACTGGCAGGCGGCGCTGGTGCCTTTCCTACTGGCTTGCCAGGCGGACTCTAGCCGACCTCAACAGGCCACCGTGATCACCATCCACAACCTGGCCTACCAGGGGGTTTTCCCGCCCTGGGTGCTTTCCGCGTGCCAGCTGCCGGAGGCCTACTTCACCATGGAGTGCCTGGAGTACTACGGCCAGGTGAACTTCCTCAAGGCGGGGCTGACCACCGCCTCGGCCATCACAACGGTTTCCCCCACCTACGCCCGGGAAATCCTCAACCCGGCCTTTGGCTGCGGGCTGGAAGGGGTGCTGGCCAAAAGGCAGGACCGCCTTTTCGGCATCCTCAACGGCCTGGATGAGGACCTCTGGGATCCGGCCAGGGATGCCGCTTTGCCGTTGCCCTACACCCGGGAAAACCTCACCGCGGGAAAGGAAGCCGCCGCCCAGGAACTCCGGCGGGTGCTGGGCATGAGCCCCAGCTCCCGGCCGATCCTGGGGATGGTTTCCCGCATTACCGAGCAAAAGGGCGCCGACGTGCTGGTGGCGGCGCTGGAAGACATCCTGCAGTTGGGGTTCGATGTGGTGGTGTTGGGCACCGGCGAGGGGCGCTTTGAAGAGCTTTTGAAGGCTGCTCAGGCAGCCCACCCCGATCGCGTGGCCGTGGCCCTCCGCTTTGACGACCGGTTGGCCCGGCTCATTTACGCAGGGAGCACCCTCTTCCTCATGCCCTCCCGCTGGGAGCCCTGTGGCCTGGGGCAAATGATTGCCATGCGCTACGGCACCCTGCCGGTGGTACACGCCACCGGCGGTCTGGCCGATACGGTTCGGGATGCTTCCCAGCCGGACGGTAACGGCTTCGTGTTTTCCCCGCTCACCCCCCAGGAGCTGGTGCGGGCTCTGCAGCGGGCCAAAGAGCTGCTGGCTCAGCCGGAAGCCTGGCAGGAACTGCAAAGACGCGCTGTAGGTCAGGATTTTTCGTGGAAATCCTCAGCGCAAAAGTACCTCGAGCTTTACCGCTGGCTTTTAGGGTTAGAGCCAACGGGAGCGCGCAGGTAG
- a CDS encoding 1,4-alpha-glucan branching protein domain-containing protein — MREARGLAIVLHTHLPWVLNHGAWPHGEDWLFEATVHCYLPLLAMLQRRGRKGAKNQLTITVSPVLAAQWRHPSFPGKLATYLQNRVAAAEEANDLALAGFWRELFADRLRFFDTINSDLAAAFAQLAHDQVIELGTCAATHAYLPLVHDLRSARLSLLLAQAYHHQVFGRKAAGVWLPECAYRPAGPFRHPVTGFFEPFRPGLETLLEEAGFSWTVLDSHLLLGGKPVASSAAQQVSAEIPTSPSLYHPALIARSQVAAFFRDPHTSLQVWSREHGYPGEERYLDFHKRHWPSGLKLWRVTHPKADLADKLPYDPEAIAQAVDSHAHHFLEVVAGLGDARGGVVVAPFDTELFGHWWFEGVAFLEKVLEKAETHPLVHPTTLSQALSVEAPSPVELPEGSWGEGGDHRVWVNPETEHFWRELASVEKQAWEALVQSSAHDGFRSAQAHELLLALASDWPFLVTTQAARDYAERRFALHVQRLRQLITEAGGPLPPWVAEDAAFPDGLLLSVVGEVVSHPTL, encoded by the coding sequence ATGAGGGAAGCCCGGGGGCTTGCCATCGTCCTCCACACCCACCTGCCCTGGGTGCTGAACCACGGGGCGTGGCCTCACGGGGAGGACTGGCTCTTTGAAGCCACCGTGCACTGCTACCTGCCGCTTTTGGCCATGCTGCAAAGGCGGGGGAGAAAAGGCGCAAAAAACCAGCTCACCATCACGGTTTCGCCGGTGCTGGCCGCGCAGTGGCGCCACCCGAGCTTCCCCGGCAAGCTGGCCACCTACCTGCAGAACCGAGTGGCAGCCGCGGAAGAAGCCAACGACCTGGCGCTGGCCGGCTTCTGGCGGGAGCTCTTTGCCGATCGCTTGCGCTTTTTCGACACCATTAACAGCGATCTCGCCGCTGCCTTCGCGCAACTGGCCCACGATCAGGTCATCGAGCTGGGAACCTGCGCCGCCACCCACGCCTACCTTCCGCTGGTCCACGACCTGCGCTCGGCGCGCCTGTCGTTGCTTTTGGCCCAGGCCTACCACCACCAGGTCTTCGGGCGGAAAGCCGCAGGTGTTTGGCTCCCCGAGTGCGCCTACCGCCCCGCCGGCCCCTTCCGCCACCCGGTCACCGGGTTTTTTGAGCCCTTCCGTCCGGGCCTGGAAACGCTTCTGGAGGAAGCCGGTTTTTCCTGGACGGTTTTGGACTCCCACCTGCTCCTGGGGGGAAAACCGGTGGCTTCCTCGGCTGCCCAGCAGGTCAGTGCGGAAATCCCCACCTCGCCGTCGCTTTACCACCCCGCGCTGATCGCCCGCTCGCAGGTAGCGGCCTTTTTCCGGGACCCCCATACCTCCCTGCAGGTTTGGTCGCGGGAGCACGGTTACCCCGGCGAGGAGCGCTACCTGGACTTCCACAAGCGGCACTGGCCCTCGGGCCTCAAGCTGTGGCGGGTCACCCACCCCAAGGCCGACCTGGCGGACAAGCTCCCCTACGACCCCGAAGCCATTGCCCAGGCCGTGGACTCCCACGCCCATCACTTCCTGGAGGTGGTGGCAGGTCTGGGCGATGCCCGGGGAGGCGTGGTGGTGGCCCCCTTTGATACCGAGCTCTTCGGCCACTGGTGGTTTGAAGGGGTGGCGTTTTTGGAAAAGGTGCTGGAAAAAGCCGAAACCCACCCCCTGGTGCACCCCACCACGCTTTCCCAGGCGCTGTCCGTCGAAGCTCCGTCCCCGGTGGAGCTCCCCGAGGGCTCCTGGGGCGAAGGGGGGGACCACCGGGTTTGGGTAAACCCCGAGACCGAGCACTTTTGGCGGGAGCTGGCCTCCGTGGAAAAGCAAGCCTGGGAGGCTTTGGTGCAATCCTCAGCCCACGACGGGTTCCGCTCCGCCCAAGCCCACGAGCTGCTTTTGGCCCTGGCTTCCGACTGGCCTTTCTTGGTGACCACCCAGGCAGCCCGGGATTACGCCGAGCGGCGCTTTGCCCTCCACGTCCAGCGCTTGCGCCAGCTCATCACGGAGGCCGGCGGTCCGCTTCCCCCCTGGGTGGCGGAGGACGCCGCCTTCCCCGACGGTCTTTTGCTTTCGGTGGTGGGCGAGGTTGTTTCCCACCCAACCCTTTAA